TTCTATTCTGAGCTGGATTTGATTAATATTACTCTTTTTTTTGTGTGTTTCTCTCTCTCCGCAAACCCATTATATTCGATTTGTTCGCGTTGTGCTTGGGGCTGATCCATCATATAGGGCAATGAACGATGGAGATGGGATACCGGGAGATGGGCCTGTGGGTATTCGTCCGTCGATGGGACGGCAGCTGAGCGGAGGAGTCGGACTGCTTTCCCAGCCAAAGAGCAAGCCTGGGCCATCGCCGCTGTCCGCCGCCTCGCTCGCTCCAGACACCACCAGCCGCACTGCCACCAGCACGAGCACGACCCCCAACGCGACGAGCACGGCCCAGATGGCGACGACGCCCACTGCCACGACAACTCCACCCCTCTATCTCCTCGGCCACTCCATCTTTCCCAAGGCCGTCGGCAGCGACGTCATCTCTCTCGGCTCCGATACCTTCGAATTCTCGTAAGTACCAAGGGCGCTGCTTGTTTGTGTTTGTTACTCATTGCTGCCAGAACCCAACCATTCGCTCTTGTTCTCGTCTGGACCGGAGATCGTGGAGGAGCTGCTCGATGTCCCGTCCCCTGCACCGCATATTGCCCGCTCTTCCCCGCCCCCGCCATCCGAGCCTCAGCCGGTCGCAAGCCTCGAGGTGCGGCACGAGAGAGAGCCCATCGTCTCACCACGCACCCCGCCCAATCTGCGCCTCGAGATCCCGCCCCAGGACGCACCCGGTCTAGCTCGGTATGTGTATTCATGATGTCATTTCATGTTCCGCACCCAACACTATTCCCCCAGTGACACCACCCGAGCTCCCTTTGCCCCCGACCCGGAGAACGAGGGCATATGTACCGAGGTTGGCTCCCTAGGCCAAGAGATCCAGCTCGAAGCGGCGATCATTTGAATGCGCTTGAGCGGATATATTTGTATACACAAAGCAAGGCTTCTTTTCACCGGTGCGTTCCTGTCTCATCCTATCCGTGCTGATTTTTATTATTATTCATTGTAGCATATTCATGTCCCGGGCGCTTCCCACTTATCTCAAAGAAGTCACCCCTACCGAGGCAGTTGAATACGTCTTGCCCCTTCTCGGTGGTTTGGCCATCGACGAGGAGGAACGAGTCAAGGAGGCGTTTGTCGGCGAGCTTTTGGTCATCATCTGGTGGTTTTTCACGGTATGTGCGGCAAGTCTAATTTGCCCCTGACCTGGACTAATTCGGGAAATAGACCTGTAGGGTAACGGACCAGGAGCCTGAACCCGCGCCTGAAAACGCGGAACCCGACCCCGATGTGATTCCGCTCGTGTCTGTTCAGTCCTTCTCCGCAGTGCTGGCTTCATTGCTTTTGTCGAGTAACTCCGAGGTATCGGCCACCGCGCGCGGGACGGTCATTGAGCTCTTGGGTCGCACCCGATGGGTCGTTGCTGGCAAGGACCTCGATCAAGAGCAAACTACCCAGTTTTGCGAAACCATGCGTCCGGTCGGTCCATGGTCCCGCGGCAGGCTAGGGATCGAGGAAGCGAGGATGATCCAGCTGGAGATGATATATGGTGTGATTATCGATCTTGGGCGGTTGGATCTGAATGCCGAGGTCGTCGAGGACCAAGCAGCTCAAGATGCATTATACACCTTGGAAAACAATGAGCACGAAGACTTGTCCACACTCGTTCCACCTACCGATGATGACTCATGCTTGGATCCATTGGTCACGCCCACACCTGAGACATCCAAGTCCTATGCCAACCCGATGATCTATTCCGATGATGAAGCCTCAGTGTCTGGTTCTGAAACCGTCTCGTCGTTTAACCAGACATTGGAATCTAGCGGCACCTCGATCGAGTTGCCCCGTTCTGCGCCAGCGAGTGTAACGACGTTCAATCATACCCGCGCCTTGGCCCCTGCGTCCAAATCTGCTCCTGGGATCGGAGGGAACACAAGTTCGTCCTCATCCCTGAATCTGCCAGAACTCTCACCGGCTGATAGTTCTCGATCTTCAGTCGCATCCCCAGCCGAACCCGTATCCCCACCTGAGAACGACGAGCCCCGGGAGTTGTCCAAATCTTCCAACCTCTCGCACTCGGAGTCCATGTCCCTTGCCCTTCCCCGCTCCAAGATCTCTCTCTCCCTCCCTGGATCAGACACCGATACCGATAACGACGACATGCTTTGGCATACGCCGCGCGGAGGAGAAGGGTTCGAGTCGGGGTATTTTGGTTCTTCAAACGTGACGCGAGAGTCGAGTCCGATCGCGACTACCAGTCGACTGGGCGTGACTCGGCCGGGTCTGGAAAGACACAGCTCGAGCGTGAGCCTTGTGTCGGAGATCAACCCGGACGAGTATGTGGATGCCGAGTGGGTGGATGCCGAGCACAGTCTTGAGAACGGTGTGGTCGGCAATGGTGGTGGCGAGGATGAGATTGTTGTAAATGGAGTCGAGGAAGGGGAGAGCGATCCCGGGGTCGGAGTCGGGACCGTAACGAACAGCGCGTCCGCAGGGGTGACTGAGAATGGAACCGCTGAAGGACAGGGGGGTGAAGGTTGGACGGAagacgcatatattgatgaTGGCGCGGCTGCTGAAGAGGCTGCTATTGGACGGGTGGCCAGTATGAGCTTGGTCGCTGCGGTCGCTTCCAGCGGTGCGTCTCTTTATCTCCCTTTTTGGCTAGCAAGTACTTACTCAGATTGGATACAGGTGTCGTGGATGACGAAATCTACACGCTTTTCATCGAAGAGGTCTTGCGTATCTCGTCAGACCCTGTATATTGGGTACGGAGCGAGACGTCGTATGCTCTTGGGACACTTGCAAAGACGTACCTCAAGAATCAGTAGAGTCTTGCTTGGTGCGTATCTTTACCGTTCAGTCTCGCACCCCGGATCCTAACCAAGGACACACTAGCTACCCATTCTGGAATCACTTGTAAATGATACAGAGTCCCACGTGCGGCAGTCATCCGTCTATGCGATCCCATCGGTCTTGAAACGGCTTGACCCACAACATCGACGTGAACTAGCGATCAAATACATGCTTAAACTATGTAACGATGACATCGAGGTCGTACGAACCGGTTCGCtccaagtgctcgccgaagTCATTCACACCTTCCACGAAGATAAATCCGGACCCCCAGATGAGCTCATCGACTTTTTCCTTCAGGGCGAAAAAGACCTGGTCCGCGCCCCCTTGCCCAAGACCGAAGCGGAGCGCGCGACTCCCTCGGCAGAGAAAGACCTTATAGTCACTGGGGAGCCGAGCCGAGTTCATACTTTGAAGCTGATCCGAGCTTCCCAGACCCAGATCGCGCGCTTATCTGCGCGTTCAACTACCCGGCCGTTGTGCTCACGCTTGGGCCCAAGCGATGGAGTCGGCTCTCGGGGTATACACATACCTCGCCGAAGAGAGCTGGCACACTCCCAAAGTACGAGCGACACTCGCCGCGAGCGTGGGCGAGATTGCGCGTATAGTTGGGACCGAGGCGGCGCGGAAAGACGTCATACCCGTGTGGTGGATCTGCCTCTCGTCCGACCAGCGGGAAGCCAAACTCAAGGCCCTCACCGCGCTCCCGTTGTTGCTCGAATCCCTCGATGGCCCCGGTCGGTCAGAGGTTGCGTCTAAACTGGGAGAGGCATGGGAGAAGCATGTCTCGGACTGGAAAGTGCGCGATACGTTTGCGAGGCAGTTGAGTGCTGTTGTTCCGATGTTAAGCCACGAGGGCGCAGTTCTTTGTCGAATTTTCAAGGGCGGGCTGGAAGATCGGGTCGCAGCTATTCGAGAGGCTGTTATTGACGCTGTGAGTTGTGTTGAGGCTTTTGTGGAATTTGGTGCTGACTGTAGGCGTGCGTAGTTGCCTGTGCTATATCAAGTTCTTCGAGGCAACCATGCGCTGCTCAAGGTTGCGCGGGATGATCTGTTTGCTTTGGGGGCATCTGGAATGTCCCGACACAAGACCAAGTGGGTCGTTATCTACTCTACCGGGTTTGCTAACTGACTGACATCCCACACCAGTTTCCTCGCAAGTTGCCGCGCTTTGGTTCAAGGCGGACAAGGAGACTCTATTCTGAAGGATTCGCGTTTCGGACCCAGCATTGTACCGCTAGCTCAACATTCTGTCATCGATGTACGAATAGGTCTTGGTCGACTGATGACTGCCATTTGTGGTACGTAATAAACGCCTCCCTGATATTCACTAGGCTCACATTCGACTGGTTCTGCAGAGAaccatatgcatacatggAAAGAACGGCCCCGGTGGATCGTAGACTGTCTCGAAAAGCTCAGTCTGGACTCGTCTGCAGATGTACGCGCGTTTGTTCATCGAGTGACCAGTTCCGAGTACGTTGAACCCAAGTCTGTCGAGTCTGCTCGGCCTCGTCCTACTGGCACTTCTACACCGAGCTTTGCCGAGTTTTCTCGTCCGCCATGAAGAACACTAATTCTCACACCTCGTGCTTGCGTTTTTTTCTTTGTTCTCGTATTTCTTCTTTATATTCCCTGCTGTATCCAAGTGTACTGTATTTCCTCCCGAATCCCTCGTCGCGGACAGCATTATTATTGGCATTTACACATACATGACGCATGAATTAGACTGGGTTTCGCATATTCTGTTTTGGTCTTGTGAAAGTACTAACTTGTTAGTTATTTTTTTTGGACGTATCGGGTCTGTCTAATTTATTCATGTGCATTGGGCCTTTGTGGTGTTGGGAATTTAGGCAACGTTGTCTTATGTGCGGATGAGTTATTGCACAAAAATACAGTTGGGTTCATGGATACTACTGTACGCTCATAATCCCTTGAGTGCCAATAATAAAATCCAAGGATGGGGCGGGAACTTCGTCCTCCACAGATCGTCCGAATAGTATGAACGCCCTGCGTATCAGCACGGCCTCACTATCCTCACCTTCCCCCTGCTTTCGCACCCGAGAACCCTCAATATGTCGCCGTCGCCCAGTTCGCGCCAACATCATTCTACTGTTCAAATGATTCGACCACACCATTCCCAGCGCTGCTTCGTGCCTCTCTTCCCCAGCAACTCCCCCGGCGCGTGCAAACCAACGAGACTGCTCTTTATAGATGAGCTCGGGGTCTTCGTTCCCTCCCGTTGGGTGGGGGCGAACACATCTGTCACATCATTCAAAACTACACGGCCAACTCGTGCGTCGATGCGATTTGGTGCAACAGTGCTCCTACAGCATTCAGCGACTCCGACCGAGCATACAACGTCTGAGGTTGGTTCGCCTGTTTATCGCGGAACAAAGCGGTCATAGAGTCGATTACGAGTAATCTCAGGGGACAGCCGCGATCTCGACATGTCTTTACATGGACAGGAAGGAGCGTAGTAAGAAGCACAGTGAGTTTATCGACATCGGGTGCATGCTGTGTTGCAAT
The nucleotide sequence above comes from Rhizoctonia solani chromosome 3, complete sequence. Encoded proteins:
- a CDS encoding DNA repair helicase RHP51; this encodes MDLPTIAQVPELPDETRNLLTKANLKNYIDVVTLSASDLATKLRVPLEKAQAVLQQIHSAFTPETHVIRLKDAGGDPRHDLLGSTFTTGDDAIDSLLGGGFTIGQVHEITGEAASGKSQLALQLSLTVQLPESEHGLNGSSLYLTTLNRLSTSRLLEMISSHPVLSAHQSTVSLDNIATQHAPDVDKLTVLLTTLLPVHVKTCRDRGCPLRLLVIDSMTALFRDKQANQPQTLYARSESLNAVGALLHQIASTHECVRPHPTGGNEDPELIYKEQSRWFARAGGVAGEERHEAALGMVWSNHLNSRMMLARTGRRRHIEGSRVRKQGEGEDSEAVLIRRAFILFGRSVEDEVPAPSLDFIIGTQGIMSVQ
- a CDS encoding RRM/R3H domain-containing protein, giving the protein MSRALPTYLKEVTPTEAVEYVLPLLGGLAIDEEERVKEAFVGELLVIIWWFFTTCRVTDQEPEPAPENAEPDPDVIPLVSVQSFSAVLASLLLSSNSEVSATARGTVIELLGRTRWVVAGKDLDQEQTTQFCETMRPVGPWSRGRLGIEEARMIQLEMIYGVIIDLGRLDLNAEVVEDQAAQDALYTLENNEHEDLSTLVPPTDDDSCLDPLVTPTPETSKSYANPMIYSDDEASVSGSETVSSFNQTLESSGTSIELPRSAPASVTTFNHTRALAPASKSAPGIGGNTSSSSSLNLPELSPADSSRSSVASPAEPVSPPENDEPRELSKSSNLSHSESMSLALPRSKISLSLPGSDTDTDNDDMLWHTPRGGEGFESGYFGSSNVTRESSPIATTSRLGVTRPGLERHSSSVSLVSEINPDEYVDAEWVDAEHSLENGVVGNGGGEDEIVVNGVEEGESDPGVGVGTVTNSASAGVTENGTAEGQGGEGWTEDAYIDDGAAAEEAAIGRVASMSLVAAVASSGVVDDEIYTLFIEEVLRISSDPVYWLPILESLVNDTESHVRQSSVYAIPSVLKRLDPQHRRELAIKYMLKLCNDDIEVVRTGSLQVLAEVIHTFHEDKSGPPDELIDFFLQGEKDLVRAPLPKTEAERATPSAEKDLIVTGEPSRVHTLKLIRASQTQIARLSAPMESALGVYTYLAEESWHTPKVRATLAASVGEIARIVGTEAARKDVIPVWWICLSSDQREAKLKALTALPLLLESLDGPGRSEVASKLGEAWEKHVSDWKVRDTFARQLSAVVPMLSHEGAVLCRIFKGGLEDRVAAIREAVIDALPVLYQVLRGNHALLKVARDDLFALGASGMSRHKTNFLASCRALVQGGQGDSILKDSRFGPSIVPLAQHSVIDVRIGLGRLMTAICENHMHTWKERPRWIVDCLEKLSLDSSADVRAFVHRVTSSEYVEPKSVESARPRPTGTSTPSFAEFSRPP